The following are encoded in a window of Candidatus Jordarchaeales archaeon genomic DNA:
- a CDS encoding DNA polymerase domain-containing protein: MFRIIPQVCEAFLTERQKYDDQLLKLEAGTEEYENIKAKRDVMKFLTNAVYGYLAYRGSRMFDVDVASTVTALAREGIMKVLEFFEQLGYRPLYCDTDSVFVQMPFDKATAVVSQVNKMLEKYLTEKYGIKKCNIKLKFEKYSSKVLFLGVKKRYAMKVVWEGSECNYVKVVGFEAKRTDQSEFTRKLQNDVLNMLLNGQSLHEIVSYVRESVKGYRERSLDEISIPKGIDKPLHEYKSKPPHVKGALLANAYLGARFGVGSKVKMLYVKHVPGLPRTDVICFETPKQLPEGVEVDWDRMIEVSVKQKLEDILEAVGIGWSNILGSENLDRWL; this comes from the coding sequence TTGTTTCGTATAATTCCGCAAGTGTGTGAGGCCTTCCTCACAGAGAGACAGAAGTATGATGACCAACTTTTAAAACTAGAGGCTGGAACCGAAGAATACGAGAACATCAAGGCGAAGAGAGACGTGATGAAGTTCCTCACGAACGCCGTCTACGGATACCTGGCGTACCGGGGTAGCAGAATGTTTGACGTTGATGTTGCGTCAACGGTGACAGCTCTGGCTAGAGAGGGAATAATGAAGGTGTTAGAATTCTTCGAACAGCTGGGGTATCGCCCGCTATACTGTGACACAGACAGTGTCTTCGTCCAAATGCCGTTTGACAAGGCCACAGCGGTCGTCTCCCAGGTCAACAAAATGCTGGAGAAATACCTGACAGAGAAGTATGGAATCAAGAAGTGTAACATCAAGTTGAAGTTTGAGAAGTATTCATCCAAAGTTCTGTTTCTTGGAGTTAAGAAAAGGTATGCCATGAAGGTCGTGTGGGAAGGTTCTGAATGCAACTACGTCAAAGTCGTCGGATTCGAAGCTAAGAGAACAGACCAGTCGGAGTTCACGAGGAAGTTGCAGAACGACGTCCTCAACATGTTGCTCAATGGTCAAAGCCTACACGAAATAGTCAGCTACGTCAGGGAGTCTGTGAAGGGATACAGGGAACGAAGCCTAGATGAAATCTCTATCCCTAAAGGGATCGATAAACCTCTACATGAATACAAGTCGAAGCCACCTCACGTCAAAGGAGCCCTGCTAGCGAACGCATATCTAGGAGCCAGGTTCGGTGTCGGCAGCAAGGTGAAAATGTTGTACGTCAAGCATGTTCCAGGCTTGCCTAGGACGGATGTGATATGTTTTGAAACACCCAAACAGCTGCCCGAAGGCGTGGAGGTGGACTGGGATAGGATGATTGAGGTCTCTGTCAAGCAGAAGTTGGAAGACATACTGGAAGCGGTTGGTATAGGTTGGTCAAACATTCTCGGGTCTGAGAACCTTGACAGGTGGTTGTGA
- a CDS encoding helix-hairpin-helix domain-containing protein, with protein sequence MLVADANEPVEIVSRLRELGLEVEVKRLDVGDYLATTSEFTVAFERKTAEDYISSLETGRLNNQAYQLSVNFPISFLCIIGSVSYALSFRKINRKAYISSISSIALKRAGDGCRGQVISLQFETEYDFTLFVKCVHDQLCKGEFERVPRLKAPGVGKSEKFIMLTAIPGIGERKARKIYEHFGSIEAVVKASVQELMEVEGIGVETARKIYEFFR encoded by the coding sequence ATGTTAGTTGCAGATGCAAACGAACCCGTAGAGATAGTTTCTAGGCTCCGGGAACTGGGTTTGGAAGTCGAAGTGAAGCGGTTGGATGTAGGAGACTACCTCGCCACTACGTCTGAATTCACAGTTGCCTTCGAGAGGAAGACTGCTGAAGACTACATCTCAAGTCTGGAGACTGGAAGACTGAACAACCAGGCCTACCAACTGTCCGTCAACTTCCCCATCTCCTTCCTGTGCATCATAGGTTCAGTTTCCTACGCTCTCTCCTTCAGGAAGATCAACAGGAAAGCGTATATCTCCTCGATCTCAAGCATCGCTCTGAAAAGGGCAGGGGACGGCTGTAGAGGTCAAGTCATCTCACTGCAATTTGAAACAGAATATGACTTCACGCTGTTCGTGAAGTGCGTCCACGACCAGCTGTGCAAAGGGGAGTTTGAAAGGGTTCCCAGACTGAAGGCCCCAGGTGTGGGTAAGAGTGAAAAATTCATAATGCTGACAGCAATCCCCGGAATCGGTGAGAGGAAGGCGAGGAAGATCTATGAGCACTTCGGAAGCATAGAAGCCGTGGTTAAAGCCTCCGTCCAGGAGCTGATGGAGGTTGAAGGAATAGGGGTTGAGACAGCGAGGAAGATCTATGAATTCTTCAGGTAG